In the genome of Candidatus Omnitrophota bacterium, the window TTTCCCTCTTATGCACAAGGATGTTCTTAAAAGAGAAATACAATCTGGCGATAGATGTTTTTTATCCTGTCTTTTTAGTTATGGTTATAAGCGTGGTTGCTTTATGTTTTGCCTTGCGCCGAAAATTCTTTTCTGTGTTTTTAACTATTTCTTTTCTACCGCTGGTTTCCCTTTTTCTTTTTTATCAATTCTTTGCGCTTGATTTAGGTAGTTTTCGCTCTACCAAAGCTTTACTCTACTCGCTAAAGGAAGAGATTAAAAATGATGACACTGTTCTTGCCTACAACTTCCCAAAACCCAGCCTTGTTTTTTATCTCCAGAGAAAAGTATTCTTTTTACAGGATATTTCGGAATTGTTATTTTATTTAGAAAAAGAAAGAAGTCCTCTTTGGATATTTATTAGGGAAGAAGATTATGCCTTGCTAAAAAATAAGTATAATTTTATAATAAAGAGCCAAATCCGTAACCAAATACTCTTAAAGAATTGTTTTTGATAAAATAACCATTGACGGCACAGAGTTAAATTGCTATGATTTAATTTCTCTATCTTGTTTAGTTCGTTTAAGTATGTTTAGTTACTTTCAATAGTTATAACATCAGGTTCGTAAGAATAACTAACTTACCGGAATTCTCATGGCTTAGAGTTTCGGATTTCGAGTTTGGAGTTTGACATCTATGTTTCACTGGAACCGCACAAAAATTATTGCTACCATTGGTCCGGCTTCTTCTTCTCCGGCGGTGATGGAGGAACTTATCTCGTCAGGGATAGACATTGCCCGCATAAATCTTTCCCACGGAGATAAAGACCAGCACTTTAATTTAGTCCGAGCCTTGCGTCGGGTAGCTAAAAAACTCAATTCTCCCTTAGGAATTCTTGTTGACATTCCTGGTCCCAAAATAAGGTTAGGTTTGTTAGAAAAGAGGGTAATTTCCTTAAAAAAAGGAGACATTTTGACCTTCACCGCTAAAAAGATTCTTGGTAATGAAGGAAATTTGAGTCTTAATTATCCTCGCGTATTAGGAGGCATAAAGAAAGGAAGTTTTATCTATTTAAATGATGGTTTGATAAAATTGAGAGTTTTAAAGGCTAAAGATAGAGAGGTGGTTTGTCGGGTAGAGAATTCAGGAGAAATAATGTCGGGGAAAGGAGTAAATATTCCTGGTGTTTTACTTGACGATTATATAAAAGAAAAAGAAATGCAGGATAAACTTATTTTTGCCTTGGGTTTAGAACCCGATTTCCTTGCTCTTTCTTTTGTAAAGGATAAGCACGATTTGCTTAAAGCAAGGAATTTTTTGGGTAGAAAGGCAAAAGAAATTTTTCTCATTGCTAAGATTGAAAAAAAAGAGGCAGTAAAAAATATCGATGCGCTCATTGCCGAAAGTGATGGGATAATGGTAGCAAGAGGTGATTTGGGTGTAGAAACCTCGCTGGCAAAACTTCCTTTTCTTCAGAAGGAGATTGTTGAGAAGTGTAATTTGAGAGGGAAACCGGTGATTGTTGCTACCCAGATTTTATCTTCAATGGTTTATAGTCCTCTTCCTACCAGAGCCGAAGTTACCGATATTGCTAATGCCATTCTTGACGGTGCAGATTGTCTGATGCTTTCTGAAGAAACTGCCGTTGGTAAATATCCCCTAGAAGCTGTTTGTACTTTGCGAAAAGTTGCACTTATTACCGAGAAGAAATTCCCTTATCGCAAATATCTTACGCAGAGAATAGTTAAGAAAATTTCTTCTTTAGAAGCAGTTTCTTACTCTTGTGTAGAGTCGGCATATCACCTGGATGCAAAGGCAATAGTTGTTCCTACTTATAGTGGAGAGACCGCCCGTTGGGTTTCTAAGTTTAGACCAAAAGCAACTGTCTTTGCGCTTACTTCTGGCCGAGATGTTTTAAGAAAGTTAAATATTTTCTGGGGAGTATATCCTGTTCTTTTCCCTTTAAGAGTATCTCTGGAGAATTTACCGAAAAAAGTTGAAAGTTTGCTTAATAAATTGAATGTCCACATAAAAAGTGGTGAAAAAATTATCATTACTGGTTCCAATCCCATGGGAAAAGAGGGGAGTACTAATCTTATCCAAATCCACCAGCTTAAATAATCCAACAAACAGGCATTGCTTAAAATGTCTTTTAAGAAAGGGGAGGAGCGAAATGAAAAAGACGGTAAGGAATGATTTTACTACCGAAGAACCCTGGAGAATTTTTCGTATCATGGCAGAATTCGTAGAGGGTTTTGAAGTTCTTTCTACGGTGGGTCCAGCAGTATCCATCTTTGGTTCTTCGCGTATTAAACCTCATTCAGAATATTACCGTATAGCCGAGGAGCTTGCTTATCTCTTAGCCAAAGAGGGTTATGCGGTAATTACCGGAGGTGGCCCCGGGATAATGGAAGCAGCCAATAAAGGGGCAAAGCGTGCGGGAGGGAAATCCATCGGTTTAAATATTGAGGTTCCTATTGTGCAGAAACCTAATCCCTATGTTGGGGAATTGCTTAACTTTAAGTATTTTTTCTGTAGAAAAGTAATGTTTGTAAAATATGCCAAAGCATTTGTAATTTTCCCCGGTGGTTTTGGTACGCTTGATGAATTGTTTGAAGCCCTTACCCTTATTCAGACAAAGCGCGTTTTCTCCTTTCCGGTAATCATCATGAGTAAAAAATACTGGCAGGGTTTAATTAACTGGATAGAAAATACCATGCTTAAGGAGGATTGCATCACGAAAGCAGACCTTAAACTCTTTAAAATCGCTGATTTTCCTAAAGAAGCATTA includes:
- the pyk gene encoding pyruvate kinase, with protein sequence MFHWNRTKIIATIGPASSSPAVMEELISSGIDIARINLSHGDKDQHFNLVRALRRVAKKLNSPLGILVDIPGPKIRLGLLEKRVISLKKGDILTFTAKKILGNEGNLSLNYPRVLGGIKKGSFIYLNDGLIKLRVLKAKDREVVCRVENSGEIMSGKGVNIPGVLLDDYIKEKEMQDKLIFALGLEPDFLALSFVKDKHDLLKARNFLGRKAKEIFLIAKIEKKEAVKNIDALIAESDGIMVARGDLGVETSLAKLPFLQKEIVEKCNLRGKPVIVATQILSSMVYSPLPTRAEVTDIANAILDGADCLMLSEETAVGKYPLEAVCTLRKVALITEKKFPYRKYLTQRIVKKISSLEAVSYSCVESAYHLDAKAIVVPTYSGETARWVSKFRPKATVFALTSGRDVLRKLNIFWGVYPVLFPLRVSLENLPKKVESLLNKLNVHIKSGEKIIITGSNPMGKEGSTNLIQIHQLK
- a CDS encoding TIGR00730 family Rossman fold protein — translated: MKKTVRNDFTTEEPWRIFRIMAEFVEGFEVLSTVGPAVSIFGSSRIKPHSEYYRIAEELAYLLAKEGYAVITGGGPGIMEAANKGAKRAGGKSIGLNIEVPIVQKPNPYVGELLNFKYFFCRKVMFVKYAKAFVIFPGGFGTLDELFEALTLIQTKRVFSFPVIIMSKKYWQGLINWIENTMLKEDCITKADLKLFKIADFPKEALAIIKNFYK